The genomic stretch CGGGCGCGACGTCGGTGACGCCCGCGCCGACGGACTCCACCACGCCCGACGCCTCATGGCCGAGCAGGAACGGGAAGTCGTCGCTGATCCCGCCCTCGCGATAGTGCAGGTCGGTGTGGCAGACGCCGCAGGCGAGCACCTTCACCAGCGCTTCGCCGGGGCCGGGATCGGGGACGAGGATCGTCTCCAGGCCGACCGGCTTGCCCTTGCCCGTCGCGACCACGCCGCGTACTTCATGAGCCATTGATTCACTCCTGGTTTCAGACCGCCGTCTCCAACTGGCGGCGCCAGCGGGAGAAGAGACGGACCTGGTTGACGCCCAGCACTGCCACCGGCCGTTCGCCCTGCCGGTAGACGGCGAGGAAGCTGTGATCGGCCGGGTCGCCCTCCTCCACCACGACCGTGTCGGCATGGCGGGCCCGCCCGACGAACTGGATCTTCACATCGAACTGGTCGGACCAGATGTAGGCCGGCCGCGGCCGCGCGGGCCGGGCGACGCCGCCCGACAACAGCGTCTCCGCCGCGACGCCGGCCCGCTGGCGCGCGCCGGTCCAGTGCTCACACCGGTCGTGCCGGCCGAGCGCGGGGTCGAACCAGGCCGCGCAGTCGCCGACCGCGACGATGCCCGCCGCCGGGCCGCCGCCCTTCCCGCCGCCGTTCTCGCGGGCCGGCCCGCCGCTCTCGTCCCGGATCGCCGCGCCGCCCTCGTCGCAGAGCACTCCGTCGCCCAGCAGCAGGCCGCTGCCCTTGAGCCAGGCGATGTTGGGCGACGCGCCGATCCCGACGACGACCACGTCCGCGGGCAGGAGGGCGCCGTCGGCCAGCCGTACCGCGTCGACCCGCTCCTCGCCCGTGAGCGCCGTCACGCGGGCGCTGCGCAGCAACCGGACGCCGCGCCGCTCATGGAGGCCGGCGATGGCCTCGGCCATCTGGGCTCCGACCACGCCTGCCAGCGGCGTCTGTCCCGACTCCACGAGGGTGACGTCCAGGCCGAGGTCGCAGGCCGTCGCGGCGACCTCGGTGCCGATGAAACCGCCGCCGATGACGACGATCCGCTTCGCGTTCGCCAGGTCGTGGCGAAGGGCGCGGGCATCGTCCAGGGTACGCAGGGTGTGCACGCCGGCCAGGCCGTCCGTGCCGGGGAGCCGGCGGGCCGAGGCGCCGGTGGCGATGACGATGCCGTCGGCCGCGACCTCGGTGCCGTCGCTCAGCGTGACGCGGCGGGCGGCGGCGTTCAGGCCGACGGCGGCCACGCCGAGCCGCCACTCGGCGTCCAGGTCCTCGCCGTCGGACTCCAGGGCCAGGTCGGCATCGTCGAGCACGCCCCTGAGGAAGTCCTTGGACAGAGGGGGACGGTCGTAGGGGCGGTGGATCTCCTCGCCGACGAGGATCAGGCGGCCGTCGTAGCCCTGGGCGCGCAGCGCGCGGGCGGTCAGCAAGCCGGCGAGCGAGGCGCCGACCACGCAGACGCTCCTCACGCCTGCCCCTTCACGGTGACGCCGGGAGGCAGGTTGGGCGGAGCTTCGGAGGGAACGACGTAGACGACATCGTTCTCGACCACCACGCGATGCGTGCGGACGGGGCGCTTGGCGGGCGGTGCGTCCACGTCGCCGGTCCTGAGGTCGAAGCGCGAGGCGTGCAGGGGGCACTCGACTTCGCAGCCCTCCAGCCAGCCGTCGGCGAGCGAGGCGTCCTGGTGGGTGCAGGTGTCGTCGATGGCGTAGATCTCGCCGTCCTCGGTGTGGAACACCGCGATCGGCGGATCGGCCTCGACCCGGAAGGCCTCTCCTCGCGGCAGTGACGCCAGAGGGCACGCTTGAATCATCGAGTCACATCCCGGTTTCGCCAAGAGAAACGTCTAGCGCTATACGCAACAGCGTGCGGCTGGAGAAAGCAGATGTCAAGACCGATTTGTAGTGCTTCGTGGTGTTGTCGCTGGCTACGTGACGCGCCAAGCCTGACCGCTTCCGATCCCGCCGCTCCTTCTGGTGGGCGGCGTCTGGCGTCTGGGCGATCGGAACGCCCCTATCGTCTCAGCTACGATGGACCGATCGCATCCCTCCGCTGATCCGAGACCGTACGACGAGGCGGGTGGCGATGATGGTAGGAGGCTCGAGTGGATCGGCGGCAGCTCGAGTATTTTCTCGCGGTGGCTTCGCACGGCAGCTTCACGAGCGCCGCATCCGCCCTGCGGGTCGCGCAGCCGTCGCTCTCGTACACGATCCGGACGCTGGAGCGTGAGCTCGGCACCTCGCTGTTTCACCGGCTGGGTCGCGGTGTCCGGCTCACGCCGGAGGGGCAGGCGCTCGTGGGCTCCGCGCAGCAGGTCCTGCGCGCCTTTCAGTCCGCGCTGTCGTCCGTTCAGCAGGTCACCCGATTGGAGGCGGGACGCCTCGACATCGTCGCATTGACCACGTTGGCCGTGGACCCGCTGGCCGGTCTCGTCGGCACATTCCGTCGTGCCCATCCGGGAGTCGATATCCGCATCGAGGACCCAGAACATGCGGCGGCGGTCGCGGAAATGGTGCGGGTCGGTGAATGCGAACTCGGCCTCGCGGATTTCTCCGTGCCGTCGGCGGGGTTGCGCGCTTTGGAGCTCCGGGAGCAGGAGATGCTCGCGGTTCTCCCGCCGGATGCCGAAATGGCGACCGGCCGGTCGGTGAAGATGACCCAGGTCGCCGCGATGGATCTGATCACCACGCCGCCGGGCACGACGACGCGGACACTGCTGGAGCAGTCACTGGCGGGGGCGGGCGTTCCCCTGCGCATCGCAGTGGAGACGCCGCACCGCGCGGCGATCGTCCCCTTGGTGCTCGCCGGTGCCGGCGTGGCACTGCTTCCCCGTCCGATGGCGGAGGACGCGGCACGTCAAGGCGCCCGCATCGGGGTGATCGATCCGCCCGTCGTACGCCGTGTCCGGTTGCTGTGGCGTCCTGAGCCGCTGTCGCACGCGGGACAGGCGTTCGTCGAGATGGTGCGGAGAGAGACCGCGCCCGGCCGCGTCGACGAGCCCTCGCACGGCCATAGAGAGACTCTATAGCAGCGGTTGAAAGCCGGTCTGGCTTGCCCGCCCGTTTTTGTTGACTGTCGCGGTCGCCGCGAAGAACGATTTAGCAATCGGCGGTCCGGAAATTCCATGAGGACTGCGTCATTTGTTTCTTCGACATTTCATCGGCATTTCCATTATGCCTGCCCCGAGATGCGTGACAGCAGGCGACCCGACTTCCGGAAAGGGCATGGCGTGGGCGGACAGCACGGGGGACATGGCGGCCACAGCTGCTGCGGGGTCGACCACCACACCGGGGAGTACACCGAGGGACAGCGCGCCGAACTGGAGCGGGTGCTCACCTTCAACCGGCGGATGGCGGCGGCGATCGAGGACTGCCTCGACGTGTCCGGCGTGGAGGCGCTGCTCGATCCGGACCCCCTGCGCTACATGTGGGTCGACGAGGGCGGCGGCCGGCTCACCGAGTTCCTCGAGGGCGCCGAAGCGGCGCTCTCCTCGGCTCCCCGTCTCGACGGGCATCGCCGATCGGCCGGGACGAGCGTCCGGGCGTCGGGGACCGCCACCCGTCCCAGCGTCGCGACCACACCGGACGGCCGTGTTCTCCACGCGTGGATCGAGTGGGAGAAGGACACCGGCGATCGCGTGATGGCGCTGCTCCTCGACGGGCTCCTCGAAGGCGCGCAGGCGGTGGGTGACCCCATCGTGCTCTCGGGCGAACCCGCCGACTGCTTCCGCCCCACCGCGCTGTTCGACGCCGACGGCCGGCCGTGGGTCTTCTACGCTCGCGCGCACGAGGGCGAGGTGTCGGTCTTCTGCCGCCGCGGTGAACAGGGTGGCTGGACCCGTGAGGAACTGGTGAGCACGACCGGTCACCCCTCCTTCAACCAGGAGGCGATCGCGCACGTCGACGGTGGCGTCGAGGTCTGCTGGCAGGGTCCGCTGGGCAAGCGGTTCGGCATTTACGCCCGCCGGTGGCGCGACGGCGCGTGGTCGGAGCCACATCTCGTGAGCGAGCGAAGCGAGCGAACAAATGGACACAGCAGCGATTTCGCTCACGGCGCCTCCGAAGGAGGTGCCGTGAGCAGCGGGGCCGAGGGCAATGTCTGGGATCCCGCGGTGGCCGCGGCACCCGGGGGTGGCAGCATCTACGCCTGGTGCGAATACCGGCAAGGCGCCTACCGCATCGTGGTCCGCCGCGCCGACCCCGCCGGCGCACTCGCGGACCCGCGTCCGGTGACCAGTGGGAGCGACTACGCGCTGCACCCGAGCTTGGCGGTCACCGCGGACGGCGCCGTCTGGTGCGGCTTCGACGTCATCACGGTCGCCGGCCACGGTGGCTCCGGTCCCACCCGGTTACGGCCGGCCGACCGGCTCTCGGACGCGCCGCGTGTCCTGGGGATGCGGGAGAGCGGGGAGTTCATCCCCCCGGAGTTGCTGCCCGAGATCTCCGCCTCGATCCGCGTCGTACGCCTCGACAACGACGGCTTGTACGAACCGGAAGGCCGGCTCGCGCCCAGTCTCGACGTCGTCCCGAGTGGGTTGCCACGCCTGGTCGCCGACCCCGCGGGCGGCCTGACCGTCGCGTACCGGATCCACCGGCGGCTGCCCCTGATGACCTACTACTGGGAGGTCGCCACCCAGACGCTCGGCCCGGACGGCTGGTCAGCGCCGACGACACTCGCCGCCAGCGACGGCACGCTCGAGGAACCGGCGCTCGCCCCGCTGCCGAGCGGCGCCCTCGTGGCGTGGCAGACCGACGACCGGCTGGAACGCGCACTCGCCTGGACCGAGGGTTTCGGCGGCCGGGAGTGCCCGTTCCTGCTGGAGCACCACGGCGAGGTCATCTGGCACGGGATGCACGGGACGGGCGCCATCAGGTCCGCGACGCTGACCGCGGCGGGGCGGGCGATCGCGACGCGCAGGCTCGAGGTCGTGCACAGCGACGAGCGACGCGAGGCACGCGGGTGGGCCGATGCCGACCGCACCCGTTACCGGACGACCGTGGACGGCAAGGACTACGCGCTGTACTGGGGCGACCTGCACCGCCACTCTCTCATCAGCCGCTGCACCTCCGGCGACGAGCCGTCCCTCGAGGACTTCTACCGCTACTCGTGGGACGTGTGCGAGTACGACTTCTGGGCGGTCACCGACCACTCCGAGAACAGCACGGATTATCAGTGGTGGTCGATCCAGAAGATGGCCGACCTGTTCCGTGTCGACGGACGTTTCGTGCCGTTGTACGGCTTCGAGTGGACCGGGCTCATGGGTCACCAGAACGTCATCTACGGGGACGTGCGGCGCGGCGCGCCGATCTTCTCGGCCTATGCGAAGGGATCGGAAACGCCCGCGGGGTTGTGGGACGGCCTTCGCCGGCACCCGGAGTTTCCCGCGATCACCATTCCGCACCATCCCGGCTCGGCGATGGTGCCGTTCGACTGGGACTACCACGACCCGCAGTTCCTGCGCGTCGTGGAGGTCTTCCAAGCCTGCCGCGGCAACTACGAGGACGATGGCTGTTTCCGGCAGTACGCCGACGGCACGCTTCCCGGCACCTTCGTCCTTGACGGCCTGCGCCGCGGGCAGCGGTTCGGGCTCATCGCGTCCTCCGACCACGGGCACGGCGCGAGCTACGTCGGCGCCTACGCCGAACGGCTCGATCGTGCGGCGGTGTTCGACGCGCTCTACCAGCGGCGGGTGTTCGCGGCCACGCAGCGCGGCATCGTCGTGGACGCGCGCATCGGCGACGTCTTCATGGGTGGCGAGGCCGAGCGGGGCGCTCCGGTGGACCTGGACGTGTACGCCCGCGGGTACGGCGACCTGGCGCGCATCGAGGTCGTGCGCAACGGCGAGGTCGTCCACACCGTTCTCCCGGACCTCGGCCTGCCACCACACTCGATCGCCGTCCCGGTCCGGGTCGAGTGGGGCATGAGCCCGGTGCCCACGGACTGGAGCGGCTCAGTCAGCATCCTCGGCGGCGAAGTGCTGCGGACGCCGTACTGGAGCCCGGAGATCACCGAGGTGGACCGCCAGCGGGTCTGCTGGGTGAACACCACGAAGAGCTTCGGCGAGCCGTACGGAGCACAGCGCGGCGGCGTCGAGTTCACCCTGATCGGACCGCCCGCGGCCACGGTGGTCGTGAAGACGTCGCAGGGCGAGGTCACCACGACCCTGGGCGCCCTCGACGGCAACGTCGTCGAGGTGCCGGTCAAGGGTCCGGGGCGGCTGCGACTGCAGCCGGGCGTCGGCGGGCTGACCGCCCTCGGCGGCCGCGAGCGGCGCGTGCGATGGACCGACGTGACGCACCAGCACCTGCCGGGCGCGCCGGACTGGTACTACGTGCGCGTCTACCAGACCGACGGCGAAATGGCATGGTCCTCGCCGATCTGGATCGGCACTCCTGTGGAAGAGAGGTCTCAGTGATGCCGAGGAAATCATTCGGCCCGATCGCGCTCGCGCTGATTGCCGCGTTGCTCGCCGGGTGCAGCGGTGCGGACACCGGCGGGTTCGCCGATTCCGGTAACGGCTCCGGCGGCAAGCATGTCGCGCGGTTCGTGCAACAGCCGTGGAGCGACCTCGTCGTGGAGACGAAGATCGCAACGCAGGTGCTGGATCGGCTCGGCTATCAGACCAGTGCCCAGGAGGTGTCGGTGCCCCTGGCGGGGCAGGCCCTGTCGACCGGGCAGGCGGACGCTTACCTCGGCAACTGGTGGCCGAGTCAGGAGCCGGTGTTCGGCAAGCTGCTGGGGGACAAGAAGGTGGAGGTCGCCGGGACTCTGCTCACCGGCACGGAGTACGCGCCGGCGGTCCCCGGGTACGTCACCGACAAACTGCGGGTGCGTTCGCTCGCCGATCTGGACAAGCACGCGGACGCGTTCGGCCGGGAGATTCTCGGGATCGAACCAGGCACACCCGGCAACAAGCTCATCAGCGATGCGATCGCGAAGAACGCCTACGGGCTCGGCGACTGGAAAGTGGTCCAGAGCAGCACCGAGGCGATGCTCACCGAGGTGACGCGCCGCGCGGCGAAGCAGCAACCGGTCGTGTTCCTCGGCTGGAGCCCGCACTGGATGGTGCCTGAGTTCAAGCTCAACTTCCTCGACGACCCGAAGCGCGTATGGCCGGGGGCCGGTGAGATCAGGGTGCTCACGCGCCAGAGCCTCGCCACCGACGATCCGAACCTGTACCGGTTCCTCTCCCAGATCCGCGTCGAAGCCGACACCGCGTCGCAGTGGATCTCGAGTGTGGACAAGGAGAAGAAGCCCGCGGAAACCGTGGCTCAGGACTGGATCCGCGCCCATCCCGACGTCCTGCGGACGTGGCTCAACGGGGTCACCAGCGCCGACGGCAAGCCCGCGGCCGACGTGGTCATCGGAAAGGGGTGACCAGATGATCGAGGCCAGCCACCTCAGCAAGGTGTACGGGCTGGCGCGAAACCGCGCGCTGCCGCTGCTGACGGGCGATCGGCGACACGAGGCCGTACGGCACGCCGGCGGCTTCCTCGGCGCCGACGACGTGAGCTTCACGGTCCGGCGAGGGGAGCTGTTCGTCATCATGGGACTGTCCGGCTCGGGGAAGTCGACCGTGCTCCGCATGATCAACCGGCTGGTCGAACCCACGGACGGACGGTTGTCCATCGACGGCCAGGACGTGCCGGCCATGGCCGCCGGCGACCTGCGGGAGCTGCGCAACCGCCGGATCAGCATGGTGTTCCAGCACTTCGCACTGTTCCCGCACCGGACCATCCGGGAGAACACCGCATACGGCCTGAAGGTACGCGGCGTCCCCGTCAGGGAACGGCTCGAGCGCGCCGACTGGGCGCTGCGGCGCGTGGGCCTCGGTGACCGCGGCGATGCCCGTCCCGACGCGTTGTCCGGCGGGATGAAACAACGCGTCGGCCTCGCCCGCGCACTCGCGACCGACGCCGACATCCTGCTCATGGACGAACCGTTCAGCGCCCTCGACCCGCTGATCAAGCGGGAAATGCAGGAGCTGCTGCTGACACTCCAGGCCGAAGACCAGCGGACGATCGTCTTCGTCACGCACGACCTCAACGAGGCGATGCGGATCGGGCACCGCATCATGGTGATGAAGGACGGCCGCGTCGTGCAGTGCGACACCGGGCCGGACCTGCTGTCCGCACCGGCCGACGACTACGTCAGCGACTTCGTCGCCGACGTCGACCGGTCACGTGTGCTCACCGCCGCCTCGGTGCTGCGCCCGCCATGGTGCACCACACGATTGTCGGACAGCCCCGGCGAGGTGTTGCGACGTCTGGAAGCAGCCGAGATGAACGGCGTCTTCGTGCTCGACAAGCTGGACCGCATCCTCGGCGTCGCCCGGGACGACCTGCTCGCGAACGCCCTGCGCAACGGCGAGGACGATCTGCGGAACTGTCTGGTGCAGGACTACGACACCGTGCCCGTGGACCGGCCGCTGGTCGAGTTCTGCCATCTCGCCGGCCGGCACACGGTCCCGATCGCCGCGGTCGACGAACACGGCCGGCTGCTCGGGGTGGTGCCGCGCGCCGCCATCCTCTCCTCCCTCGCGAGCCCGAAGAAGGTGACAGCTCATGCCTGACCTGCCGGTGGACACATGGGTCGAGAGCACCGTCCGGTTCCTCCAGGAGCACTTCTCCGGCGTGTTCGACGTGACCTCGGCACTGATCCTGCGGCTCGTCGACGTGACGTACGTCCTGCTGATCGGCCCCCACCCGCTGGTGCTGCTGGCCTTCTTCACCGCGCTCGCGTGGCTGGCGACGCGCCGGTGGCAACCCCCGCTCGTCGCGTGCCTCGCCTTCCTGCTCATCCAGTCGATGGCGATGTGGACCGCGACGATGCAGACCCTCGCGGTCGTCGTCGTCGCCGCCGTGGCGGCCGTCGCCGTCGGCATCCCGCTCGGCATCGCCGCGGCGCGCAGCACACGGGTCAGCGCCGCGCTCCGCCCCGTGCTCGATTTCATGCAGACGCTACCCGTCTTCGTCTACCTGCTCCCCGCCGTCTTCTTCTTCGGCATCGGCGTCATGCCCGGCGTCGTCGCGACCACCGTCTTCGCGATCCCGCCCGCTGTCCGGCTCACCGAGCTCGGCATCCGCCAGGTCGATGCCGAGATCGTCGAGGCCGCGCACGCCTTCGGATCGCGGTCCCGGCAGATCCTGCGTGACGTCCAGCTGCCGCTCGCGATGCCCACGATCATGGCCGGAGTCAACCAGGTCATCATGATGGCGCTGTCCATGGTGGTGATCGCCGGCATGGTCGGCGGCGGCGGCCTGGGCGCGGTCGTCGTCGAGGCGGTCACCCAGCTCGACATCGGACGCGGTTTCGAGGGCGGCCTGTCCGTCGTGATCCTCGCGATCTACCTCGACCGGGTGTCGGCCGCGTTCGGCGACGGGCGCGGCAGGGCTCGACGCCGGCGCACGCGTCAGTTGCCTGACTCCGCTCCGGCGCCCGAAGAGGGCCTGCTACGCGAGCCGGCGGAACGCGTGGGAAGTACGCGCCGGGTCCCTACAGGGGGCTGATCGCCCGGTCCCCGGCGGACGTGACGATGCTCCAGGGCAACTCGGGTAACGGGAGCCGGTCCGACCCCGGATCCAGGAGCAGGGAGCCGGCGGGCAACCGCGGCGAGTTGGTCGCCACCACCCTGCCCTCGGCGTTCACCAGCGTGATCTGCGTGGGGCTCGCGGCCAGCACGCCGAGCAGCAGCGCCTCGAACCTGGCCGCCCGCACGTCGGCACCGAGCTGGTCGGGGCGCTGGCCGTGGGCGGGTGTCTGCTGCTCACCCGGCGGCACCACGAGCTCGGGGCGCTGTTCGACTCGTTCGGCGCGGGATCGGAGTCCGGATATTTCGTCGCATTCCTGGGCACCGGGCTTATCGGGATATTTCAGTACTACGGGTTCGAGGCGCACGGTGATGTGGCCGAGGAGGTGCCCGACCCGAAGCGGCGCATCCCCAAGGCCATGCGCATGACCATCTACGTGGGTGGCTCGGCGGCGACGTTCGTCTGTCTGGCGCTGCTGCTGACCGTGCCCGACTTCGCCGCCGTCGTCTCCGGCGCCGACGGCGACCCCGTCACGAACGTGCTGACCACCGCTTTCGGCACCACCGGCCTCAAGGACGTGCTCGGCGTGGTGCTGCTATCGTTCCTGTCGTCCGCGCTCAACCTGCAGGCGGCGGCCAGCCGGCTGCTGCATGCCTCTACGCCCGCGATGACATGATCGCCGGCAGCCGCGCGTTCAGGGGGTATCCCGGGCCGGGCAGATCCCGCCGAACGCGCTCCTGGTCGCCGCCGTCGTGCCCGCGCTGGTCGTGCTCGGCTCCAACGTGTCGGAAGACGCCTTCATCAAAATCATTTCTCTCGCGGTGCTCGGCATCTACCTAGGCTTCCAGATGGTGGTGCTGGCGGCGTTGCGGGCCAGGCTGCGCGGCTGGCGCCCGTCCGGGCCGTTCACGCTGGGCCGCGCGGGGCTCGCCGTCAACGTGGCCGCGCTGGTCTACGGGCGTGCTCGCCATCCTCAACATGGCCTGGCCGAGGACCCCCGACGCCCCCTGGTACGACAACTACCTGGTGGCCCTGTCCGGGCTGGTGGTCGCCGCCGGGCTGGTCTACCTGCTGGTCGCCAGGCCGGCCGTGCGACAAGGGCGACGCCCTTCGGGTGACGCCGTCCCGCAGGAGGCCGCATGATGAAGTTCAGCGCTGTC from Nonomuraea polychroma encodes the following:
- a CDS encoding amino acid permease; translation: MGGCLLLTRRHHELGALFDSFGAGSESGYFVAFLGTGLIGIFQYYGFEAHGDVAEEVPDPKRRIPKAMRMTIYVGGSAATFVCLALLLTVPDFAAVVSGADGDPVTNVLTTAFGTTGLKDVLGVVLLSFLSSALNLQAAASRLLHASTPAMT
- a CDS encoding LysR family transcriptional regulator; amino-acid sequence: MDRRQLEYFLAVASHGSFTSAASALRVAQPSLSYTIRTLERELGTSLFHRLGRGVRLTPEGQALVGSAQQVLRAFQSALSSVQQVTRLEAGRLDIVALTTLAVDPLAGLVGTFRRAHPGVDIRIEDPEHAAAVAEMVRVGECELGLADFSVPSAGLRALELREQEMLAVLPPDAEMATGRSVKMTQVAAMDLITTPPGTTTRTLLEQSLAGAGVPLRIAVETPHRAAIVPLVLAGAGVALLPRPMAEDAARQGARIGVIDPPVVRRVRLLWRPEPLSHAGQAFVEMVRRETAPGRVDEPSHGHRETL
- a CDS encoding ABC transporter permease gives rise to the protein MPDLPVDTWVESTVRFLQEHFSGVFDVTSALILRLVDVTYVLLIGPHPLVLLAFFTALAWLATRRWQPPLVACLAFLLIQSMAMWTATMQTLAVVVVAAVAAVAVGIPLGIAAARSTRVSAALRPVLDFMQTLPVFVYLLPAVFFFGIGVMPGVVATTVFAIPPAVRLTELGIRQVDAEIVEAAHAFGSRSRQILRDVQLPLAMPTIMAGVNQVIMMALSMVVIAGMVGGGGLGAVVVEAVTQLDIGRGFEGGLSVVILAIYLDRVSAAFGDGRGRARRRRTRQLPDSAPAPEEGLLREPAERVGSTRRVPTGG
- a CDS encoding ABC transporter substrate-binding protein, which translates into the protein MPRKSFGPIALALIAALLAGCSGADTGGFADSGNGSGGKHVARFVQQPWSDLVVETKIATQVLDRLGYQTSAQEVSVPLAGQALSTGQADAYLGNWWPSQEPVFGKLLGDKKVEVAGTLLTGTEYAPAVPGYVTDKLRVRSLADLDKHADAFGREILGIEPGTPGNKLISDAIAKNAYGLGDWKVVQSSTEAMLTEVTRRAAKQQPVVFLGWSPHWMVPEFKLNFLDDPKRVWPGAGEIRVLTRQSLATDDPNLYRFLSQIRVEADTASQWISSVDKEKKPAETVAQDWIRAHPDVLRTWLNGVTSADGKPAADVVIGKG
- a CDS encoding NAD(P)/FAD-dependent oxidoreductase, which produces MRSVCVVGASLAGLLTARALRAQGYDGRLILVGEEIHRPYDRPPLSKDFLRGVLDDADLALESDGEDLDAEWRLGVAAVGLNAAARRVTLSDGTEVAADGIVIATGASARRLPGTDGLAGVHTLRTLDDARALRHDLANAKRIVVIGGGFIGTEVAATACDLGLDVTLVESGQTPLAGVVGAQMAEAIAGLHERRGVRLLRSARVTALTGEERVDAVRLADGALLPADVVVVGIGASPNIAWLKGSGLLLGDGVLCDEGGAAIRDESGGPARENGGGKGGGPAAGIVAVGDCAAWFDPALGRHDRCEHWTGARQRAGVAAETLLSGGVARPARPRPAYIWSDQFDVKIQFVGRARHADTVVVEEGDPADHSFLAVYRQGERPVAVLGVNQVRLFSRWRRQLETAV
- a CDS encoding bifunctional 3-phenylpropionate/cinnamic acid dioxygenase ferredoxin subunit, giving the protein MIQACPLASLPRGEAFRVEADPPIAVFHTEDGEIYAIDDTCTHQDASLADGWLEGCEVECPLHASRFDLRTGDVDAPPAKRPVRTHRVVVENDVVYVVPSEAPPNLPPGVTVKGQA
- a CDS encoding quaternary amine ABC transporter ATP-binding protein → MIEASHLSKVYGLARNRALPLLTGDRRHEAVRHAGGFLGADDVSFTVRRGELFVIMGLSGSGKSTVLRMINRLVEPTDGRLSIDGQDVPAMAAGDLRELRNRRISMVFQHFALFPHRTIRENTAYGLKVRGVPVRERLERADWALRRVGLGDRGDARPDALSGGMKQRVGLARALATDADILLMDEPFSALDPLIKREMQELLLTLQAEDQRTIVFVTHDLNEAMRIGHRIMVMKDGRVVQCDTGPDLLSAPADDYVSDFVADVDRSRVLTAASVLRPPWCTTRLSDSPGEVLRRLEAAEMNGVFVLDKLDRILGVARDDLLANALRNGEDDLRNCLVQDYDTVPVDRPLVEFCHLAGRHTVPIAAVDEHGRLLGVVPRAAILSSLASPKKVTAHA
- a CDS encoding DUF3604 domain-containing protein, which codes for MGGQHGGHGGHSCCGVDHHTGEYTEGQRAELERVLTFNRRMAAAIEDCLDVSGVEALLDPDPLRYMWVDEGGGRLTEFLEGAEAALSSAPRLDGHRRSAGTSVRASGTATRPSVATTPDGRVLHAWIEWEKDTGDRVMALLLDGLLEGAQAVGDPIVLSGEPADCFRPTALFDADGRPWVFYARAHEGEVSVFCRRGEQGGWTREELVSTTGHPSFNQEAIAHVDGGVEVCWQGPLGKRFGIYARRWRDGAWSEPHLVSERSERTNGHSSDFAHGASEGGAVSSGAEGNVWDPAVAAAPGGGSIYAWCEYRQGAYRIVVRRADPAGALADPRPVTSGSDYALHPSLAVTADGAVWCGFDVITVAGHGGSGPTRLRPADRLSDAPRVLGMRESGEFIPPELLPEISASIRVVRLDNDGLYEPEGRLAPSLDVVPSGLPRLVADPAGGLTVAYRIHRRLPLMTYYWEVATQTLGPDGWSAPTTLAASDGTLEEPALAPLPSGALVAWQTDDRLERALAWTEGFGGRECPFLLEHHGEVIWHGMHGTGAIRSATLTAAGRAIATRRLEVVHSDERREARGWADADRTRYRTTVDGKDYALYWGDLHRHSLISRCTSGDEPSLEDFYRYSWDVCEYDFWAVTDHSENSTDYQWWSIQKMADLFRVDGRFVPLYGFEWTGLMGHQNVIYGDVRRGAPIFSAYAKGSETPAGLWDGLRRHPEFPAITIPHHPGSAMVPFDWDYHDPQFLRVVEVFQACRGNYEDDGCFRQYADGTLPGTFVLDGLRRGQRFGLIASSDHGHGASYVGAYAERLDRAAVFDALYQRRVFAATQRGIVVDARIGDVFMGGEAERGAPVDLDVYARGYGDLARIEVVRNGEVVHTVLPDLGLPPHSIAVPVRVEWGMSPVPTDWSGSVSILGGEVLRTPYWSPEITEVDRQRVCWVNTTKSFGEPYGAQRGGVEFTLIGPPAATVVVKTSQGEVTTTLGALDGNVVEVPVKGPGRLRLQPGVGGLTALGGRERRVRWTDVTHQHLPGAPDWYYVRVYQTDGEMAWSSPIWIGTPVEERSQ